The window CAATACGCTCGACTCTTTCCTGCTCGACCCCGGCCAGCCCAATGTGGACATCGAGATCAAGGCCGTGATGCTGGAAGACACGCGGCAAGCCCCGTATCGCGCCCACGTCGAGTTCGAGAAGGTCTTCCACTCCATCGGCGATCAGCAGGAGCAGCGCCGCGAACGCTGGACCGCCAACGTCGTCTACGGCTTCCGGGATGAGGTTCCCAACCAGATGCTGCTCTCGAATCCGCTCGGCCTTGTCATCAGCTATTGCCGCGAGGACCAGGCATTCGACAAATGACGATGGCAGCCGCACTCCAATTCGTACACGAGCTCCTTGCCACGGCATCGGCGTCTCTTCGCACTGGGCTGTCACCTCGGCGGTGTCTTCTTGCGGCTTCAACGACCGACCGAAGTATGGCAGTGCCCCAGCATGTGCGAACTCGGAGCTTGCTTTTCCCTTCTGGACAGGCAAACCAGGACGGACCTGTTGCTGACAGGCGGTCTGGGCCGCTTCCTTCATCAGCACTTGGCCGGAATGTTTCGCATGCAGAGCGCCATTCCTCCAGGTGTTGTCCTGTCACTCTCTCGGCCACCCGCTCGGTGCTCTTCCCGCGCCCGGCGGACTGCGGTTCTTGCATTTTCCGGACTCCTCCCCCGAGACGAGCTCGGGTCCCCACTCCCGAAAATGCGCCCCTTGCCTTGGGAGCGGGGCACACTCCCGTCGCTTCGCGCAAAGGGTATCCCGAGTGAGATTCGGGCCAAACCAATACGGAGGAAAAGACAATGGCACTCTACGAAAACAGCATCCGGCTCAAAGGTTTCATCGGCAAGGACGCCGAGACCAAATCGACCACCAACGGCAACACGTTCACCGTCTTCTCGCTGGCCACCAAGTCCAGCTACAAGGACAAGCAGAGCGGCGAGTGGATCTCGCACACAGAGTGGCACCGTATCGTCTGCTTCGGCAAACCCGCCGAGTTCGCGAAGCCGCTCAAGAAGGGCGACTACGCCGAGATCGAAGGTGAGTTGCGCAGCTCCGAGTACGAAGCCGAAACCGGCAAGGGCACCAAGAGCGCGAAGCGCCGCAGTTGGGAGATTCGCGCCAGCCACGTCCGCAAGCTGGAACGCCCCGCGAATCCCGGTGCCGAATCGACCCCCGAAGGCAATGCCGCCTGAGCGGCTGCGCCTTACACCGGGCGGGGAGTCCCAGACTCCTCGCCTTTGTTTCGATCATTGCCGCCCTCGTCGCAGCGGAAAGGAACACCGTGTTCGCCAACGCCGTCTTCGTCGCCACCCTGATCTTCCTCGCGCTCGGCGTCTGGCTCAGCGGCGAGCTGAAGTTCCTGACTCCGTGGCGCGGCCTCATTGCTCACCACTACCTCCGCGCGATTGCAGCCTATTGCGCGCTCCTGTTCGCCAACATCCTCGGCCTCACTATCTGGATTGAGCGCAAGTTCTTCCTTCGCGACACGGGCCGAAAACTCAAGCACCTCGACCAGGAGATTCACAGTGGGCACAACGAACTCTCAGAAGAAATCACCGCGCAATTCGACGGCGAATGAAAGGAACCGCCCTGATATGGAACAGGAAACACCACGCCCGATACCGTCCGACGATGTGGACCGTCCACAGCACTTGGATTATTCGTTCGATCTGGTGGCTCGTGTACGCGCCGCCCGCGACGCAGCCCAGCGCGAGATGGAAGCCTTCGGCGATGTCTCCGAGTACGAGATCCGCAAAATCTATGGCCAACGAACCGACATTAAATATGACGAGGTGGACAAGAAAGAAGAAGCTCCGACCTCCCCACCGCACAAAGATCGTGAGTCCGTTGCTGACGAACACAACGCGCCTGATGTTCCGAGCGGTGATCCGCGCCAGCACACATTCGACTTCAAAGCTGAAGATGCCCAGCCACGACGCGAGGAGGAGTAAATGCGATTTGATCTGCCTCGGGACTTACCACATGAAGTGCGTCGCAAGCGGGAGCCCGAATCGGCGTCAACACCGCCGCTTGAGCCTTCGCCCATTGAACTCCGCCGCGAGCGCCTAAGTGAGCAGGCCGCGAATCCAGCCCAGCTCAATCTCCCGAGACCGGAGCCACGAGAGCAAACACGCCTCGAACTCCCCCGCTCCCGTCCGCGCGACATCCCGCACGACCAGCGGACCCAACGCGACCGTATCCCGCCGCAGACCATCGGCCTGAGTCTGCGCACCGAAGAAGTCAAGCTGATCGCCGAGGTGGGACGGTTCCGTGTGATCTCGACGCCCGATCTTGCGGAGACGGTTTACGGCAACCGTCCTTCCCGGCTGGAACACGACCTCGCCTTCCTAAAACAGCAGGGGCTGGTCCAGATCGATGCCGTTCAGGCCCGGCGCGACGGGCGTCGTGGGCAAAGCCGACGCATCGAGGTGGTCACGCTCACGCGAGCCGGCAAGGACGTGGCGCGGCAAACATCCGGCCTTCCAGAAGACCAGAAGCTCTACGCGGGGTTGGTGAAGCCGCGCGAGGTCGAGCATGACGCGCAAATCTATCGCGCGTATCGGAAAGAAGCCGATCAGATTGAGAGAGCTGGCGGATCCAACCTTCGCGTCCGGCTCGACTTCGAGTTGAAGGCACAGATTCAGAAAGCCATCTATGCCGAGCGCAAGGCCGACCCCGAACGGGACATGAATGAGATCAAACAGCAGGTCGCCGGGGAGTTCGATCTTCCATTCGTCAACGACGGCATTCAGATTCCTGATGCTCGGATCGAGTACGACCTCGCCCGCGAGGGCGAGCGAGATATGGATCAAGGCTCACAGTCCGGACATACCGACATTGAAGTCCTCACTGCGGCCTATCGACCCGGCCATCTTCGCAACAAAGCGCAAGCAGGATTTCATCTCTACGCTTCGTCCTCGGACCGGGCCACCCTCACGGCCAAAATTGAAGGCGACCATCACCTGCTCGACAACGTTCTGGAGCTATAACCCATGACCGTCGATCCTATCGTCGCACTTGAATCACTCGGTTACACCGAACGCGAAGCATCGTTCCTGTACCTCGTCGCCGTTCATTCCGGCTACTTCCTTCGCCGCCAGTTCGACTACTTCATTGACCGGAACAAAGGCTCGATCGTCATGCGCTTCCTCGAAAAGGCACGCATCGCTGGCCACGTTCAGTTGCTCGACACGGCGCATAGACGGCAGGTGTATCACCTGTTCCATAAGCCCATCTACCGACTGGTCGGCGCTCCGAACTCCCAGAACCGGCGCGTCAAAGGCGATGCCGATGTTCGGGCAAGGCTGATGCGGCTTGACTACATTCTTGAAAACGATCACGAGCACTATCTCGAAAACGACGAAGAGAAACTAGAATACTTCGCGCGGACACGCGGCATTGATGCACAAATCTTCACCACTGGCGACGATGTTCTTCGTCCCGAAATTCAGTCCACGTTGATCTCCCTGATGGATCGGACCCAGCCTGCCACCTCTTTGGTCCGCTTCATCTTTGTCGATGAAGGGCTGCTGACCATCACGAAATTTCAGCGTGTGTTAAGCGCGATGGGTGCGCTGCTGCGGGCTGTCGCGTACTTCGAGTTGATCTATGTCGCAGCTTCCGATCACAACTTCCGGGAGGCGGCGGCATTCTTTCGGAAAGAATTTGTCGTCGGGTCTGAGCGGCCGCAGCAACTGCTCAACCCTGAGTGGAAGAGCATTCCCCGGAATCGCCCGCAATCGGCGCTGCCATTGCGTCCGCACTTCACAACCTTGCTGCTCAGGTTCAGCTATCCCGCCCTGCAAAGGAATGAACCGCATGGTTCCCGGCAAGGTTCGGA of the Terriglobia bacterium genome contains:
- a CDS encoding single-stranded DNA-binding protein, which translates into the protein MALYENSIRLKGFIGKDAETKSTTNGNTFTVFSLATKSSYKDKQSGEWISHTEWHRIVCFGKPAEFAKPLKKGDYAEIEGELRSSEYEAETGKGTKSAKRRSWEIRASHVRKLERPANPGAESTPEGNAA